A region from the Gemmatimonadaceae bacterium genome encodes:
- a CDS encoding VOC family protein produces MTKPAKNTICLWYDKDAEDAAHFYANTFPDSHVGAVHRAPGDYPSGKQGDVLTVEFTVIGIPCLGLNGGPTFKHTEAFSFQIATDDQAETDRYWNAIVGNGGEESACGWCKDKWGVSWQITPIALTKAITDPDRAAAKRAFDAMMPMTKIDIATIEAARRG; encoded by the coding sequence ATGACCAAGCCAGCCAAGAATACGATTTGCCTCTGGTACGACAAAGACGCCGAAGATGCGGCTCACTTCTACGCCAACACGTTTCCCGATTCGCACGTCGGCGCGGTGCACCGCGCGCCGGGGGACTATCCGTCAGGGAAACAGGGCGACGTGCTGACCGTCGAATTCACCGTGATCGGCATCCCGTGCCTCGGCCTCAACGGCGGGCCCACCTTCAAGCACACTGAAGCGTTCTCGTTTCAGATCGCGACTGACGACCAAGCCGAAACGGATCGCTATTGGAACGCGATCGTCGGCAACGGCGGGGAGGAGAGTGCGTGCGGATGGTGCAAGGACAAATGGGGAGTGTCCTGGCAGATCACGCCGATCGCGCTGACCAAAGCGATCACCGATCCGGACCGCGCCGCCGCCAAGCGCGCGTTCGACGCGATGATGCCGATGACCAAGATCGACATCGCCACCATCGAAGCGGCACGCCGCGGCTGA
- a CDS encoding epoxide hydrolase, protein MTDVMAEVETGSEGEANDVRPFHPKFPDGDVTEMRRRVAATRWPERETVPDASQGVQLATIQKLARYWSSEYDWNNCQAKLDATPQFMTTIDGLDIHFIHVRSKHENAMPIIITHGWPGSIIEQMKVIDPLVNPTAHGGTAADAFHVVIPSLPGYGFSGKPAAPGWNPITIARAWTTLMRRLGYKQFVAQGGDWGNAVSETMALQAPPELLGISTNMPATVPPEIAKVLAMGGPAPAGLSAEEKNAFDQLDFFYKKGLGYANEMGLRPQTLYAIADSPVGLAAWMIDHDARSYDLIVRVFDGRREGLTRDDILDNVSLYWLTNTAISSGRLYWDTRQLPAAGGFFDARGVAIPVVVTVFPDEIYAAPRSWAERAYSKMIYFVRHDRGTHFAAWEQPQLLVEDLRVGFRPLREKLAR, encoded by the coding sequence ATGACCGACGTGATGGCGGAAGTTGAGACGGGCAGCGAGGGCGAGGCGAACGACGTCCGTCCGTTCCATCCCAAGTTTCCGGACGGGGACGTGACTGAAATGCGCCGCCGCGTGGCCGCTACCAGGTGGCCCGAGCGAGAGACGGTCCCCGACGCGTCGCAAGGCGTTCAACTCGCCACGATCCAGAAGCTCGCTCGCTATTGGAGCAGCGAGTACGACTGGAACAATTGCCAGGCGAAGCTCGACGCCACGCCGCAATTCATGACGACGATCGACGGCCTCGACATCCACTTCATTCACGTGCGCTCGAAGCACGAGAATGCGATGCCGATCATTATCACCCACGGCTGGCCGGGCTCGATCATCGAGCAGATGAAAGTCATCGATCCGCTCGTCAATCCCACCGCGCACGGCGGCACGGCCGCCGATGCATTCCACGTCGTGATTCCGTCGCTTCCGGGGTACGGATTCTCAGGCAAGCCGGCCGCGCCGGGGTGGAATCCCATCACCATCGCGCGCGCATGGACGACGCTCATGCGTCGCCTCGGGTACAAGCAGTTCGTGGCGCAGGGCGGCGACTGGGGAAACGCGGTTTCGGAGACGATGGCTCTTCAAGCGCCGCCGGAGTTGCTCGGCATTTCCACGAACATGCCGGCCACGGTACCGCCCGAGATCGCCAAGGTGCTCGCGATGGGTGGACCGGCGCCGGCCGGTCTTTCGGCGGAGGAGAAGAACGCCTTCGACCAGCTCGACTTCTTCTACAAGAAGGGGCTGGGCTACGCCAACGAGATGGGCCTCCGCCCGCAGACGTTGTACGCGATCGCCGACTCGCCCGTGGGGCTCGCCGCATGGATGATCGACCACGACGCGCGCAGCTACGATCTCATCGTGCGCGTCTTCGACGGGCGGCGTGAAGGGCTCACCCGCGACGACATTCTCGACAATGTCTCGCTCTATTGGTTGACGAATACCGCGATTTCATCCGGCCGGCTCTACTGGGACACACGTCAATTGCCGGCCGCCGGCGGCTTCTTCGATGCGAGGGGCGTGGCCATCCCGGTCGTCGTCACTGTTTTTCCGGACGAGATCTACGCGGCTCCGCGCAGCTGGGCGGAGCGCGCCTACTCGAAGATGATCTACTTCGTGCGGCACGACCGAGGGACACACTTCGCCGCGTGGGAGCAGCCGCAACTCCTCGTCGAGGATCTTCGCGTCGGCTTCAGGCCACTGCGGGAGAAGCTGGCGCGCTAG
- a CDS encoding HAD hydrolase-like protein: MTSVRIDLVVFGVEGTTIRPAEVGNDCMRNALVAANVPVTRDAVVEMAGVPKTVAIRRLIERFIGADRATDERVSEIHADFLHRVTDQYRRGAGVEPTPHCEETLVRMKHAGVRVALVAPFGRVVLDALLERLRWRSPGLIDATVSVDEVGRGRPFPDFIMRAMSLTGVRRTDAVAAVGDTPIDLEMGAAADCGLVVGLMNGSHTAAQLRHAPHTHLISHLGVLPRLVIGHGLIPASPRAAATSSA; the protein is encoded by the coding sequence ATGACAAGCGTGAGAATCGATCTCGTCGTGTTCGGCGTGGAAGGAACCACGATCCGGCCGGCGGAAGTTGGAAACGACTGCATGCGCAACGCGCTCGTCGCCGCCAACGTACCGGTGACGCGCGACGCGGTGGTCGAGATGGCTGGAGTCCCCAAGACAGTCGCGATTCGAAGACTCATCGAGAGGTTCATCGGTGCCGACCGCGCGACCGACGAGCGGGTGAGCGAAATCCACGCGGACTTTCTCCACCGCGTCACCGATCAATATCGGCGGGGCGCCGGCGTGGAACCGACGCCGCACTGCGAGGAAACGCTCGTCCGAATGAAGCACGCCGGCGTGCGCGTCGCGCTCGTCGCTCCGTTCGGCAGAGTGGTTCTCGACGCTTTGCTCGAGCGTCTCCGATGGCGCAGCCCGGGTTTGATCGACGCCACCGTGTCCGTGGATGAAGTGGGACGCGGCCGCCCCTTTCCCGATTTCATCATGAGAGCGATGTCGCTCACCGGCGTGCGGCGAACCGACGCGGTCGCGGCGGTCGGCGATACCCCGATCGATCTCGAGATGGGCGCAGCCGCGGACTGTGGACTCGTCGTGGGGTTGATGAACGGATCTCACACGGCGGCGCAACTCCGACACGCCCCGCACACGCACCTGATCTCACACCTCGGCGTGTTGCCGAGGCTCGTCATCGGTCACGGACTGATCCCGGCGTCGCCAAGGGCTGCGGCGACGTCGTCGGCGTAA
- a CDS encoding ABC transporter permease: MRLSGELRNAIRSLARVPGMTVAAVLCVALGVGGATAVASAISRALLQPLPVRDPWQLVAVHRITPQSGPNGTWPQSPANYADLARDSRTVNLLAAVRFGTAFVNLGSETVQASQLYVTGNLFPMLGVTAEFGRLITPADDRLDAPITAMLSDEFWREKFRADQSVVGRTVDIDGTPTTIVGITPPQFRVPHGSNVLHSDVWSPIRFTPNVLAQRRSNSLLMLGRLAPGATTVSAEAELRSLFARLVDEYPDLKGDNVRVAPLAAESAATVRQPLLLLFGAVCMVLLIAATNVAALLLARGVQRRREVAVRTALGASRWHVMVPALAESVIISISGTALGLALAVAGVRTIGALAAARMPQLSGLSVDWRVIALGVGIAVVVSLACGAVPAWRTTTIDPHEALRGGRGGGAGREHHRALRTLVVAEIALSLVLLIGAGLILKAFARLLGKDPGFETAHVLKLDVTVASARYPNNSSTRRFLEPALDAVRKLPGVEAAASINVVPYENWGWNSNIRYEGVGKEDPTRMPLVEQRAATPEFFSVTRQRLVAGRLLNAGDDDSPKAAPVVVVNEALVKRDLKGANPIGHRFYISDTSFATIVGVVSDIRNVGPVANPAPEMYWTYLQAQPGASGFPIMIRTRGNPTDVVAGVRRAIREADPTAAISNVNAMPDIVAKSLGRTRFYMLMLGAFAAVALVLTVAGLYGVLSYAVAQRTRELGIRVALGSSRARLVRLVTVDGAELVGLGALFGLVASFGLTRFMRSILYGVSPVDASTWLFAGVSLVLATLLATVVPAMKASRADPVIAMRIE, from the coding sequence GTGAGACTCTCCGGTGAGCTTCGAAACGCCATCCGCAGCCTCGCCCGCGTTCCCGGGATGACGGTGGCCGCGGTCCTCTGCGTCGCGCTCGGCGTTGGTGGGGCGACGGCGGTGGCGAGTGCGATCAGTCGGGCGCTGTTGCAACCACTCCCGGTGCGCGACCCCTGGCAGCTGGTCGCCGTTCACCGGATCACGCCGCAGTCGGGGCCCAACGGAACGTGGCCCCAGTCTCCCGCCAACTACGCCGATCTCGCGCGCGATTCGCGAACGGTCAATTTACTTGCCGCCGTCAGGTTCGGAACGGCGTTCGTGAACCTCGGCTCGGAAACCGTACAGGCGTCGCAGCTCTACGTCACCGGAAATCTGTTTCCGATGCTCGGCGTGACGGCCGAGTTCGGCCGGCTCATCACCCCGGCTGACGACCGACTCGACGCGCCGATCACGGCGATGCTCAGCGACGAATTCTGGCGCGAGAAGTTCCGCGCCGATCAGTCCGTCGTCGGCCGCACGGTGGACATCGACGGCACGCCGACCACGATCGTCGGCATTACGCCGCCGCAGTTCCGCGTCCCGCATGGCTCGAACGTGCTCCACTCGGACGTCTGGTCGCCGATTCGGTTCACGCCGAACGTACTCGCCCAACGGAGGAGCAACTCGCTGCTCATGCTCGGCCGGCTCGCGCCCGGAGCGACAACGGTGTCCGCGGAGGCTGAGCTCAGGAGTTTGTTCGCGCGGCTCGTGGACGAATACCCCGACCTCAAGGGCGACAACGTGCGAGTTGCCCCGCTCGCCGCGGAGAGCGCGGCGACGGTGCGTCAGCCGCTACTTCTTCTCTTCGGTGCCGTGTGCATGGTGCTGCTGATCGCCGCGACCAACGTCGCGGCGCTGCTTCTCGCGCGAGGCGTCCAGCGCCGGCGAGAAGTCGCGGTTCGCACGGCCCTCGGCGCATCGCGCTGGCACGTCATGGTACCGGCGTTGGCCGAGAGTGTGATCATCAGCATTTCGGGAACGGCGCTCGGGCTCGCGCTTGCGGTCGCGGGCGTGCGGACGATCGGTGCACTCGCGGCCGCGCGCATGCCGCAGCTCAGTGGGCTGAGCGTCGATTGGCGCGTGATCGCGCTCGGCGTGGGAATCGCGGTCGTAGTGAGTCTCGCGTGCGGAGCGGTGCCCGCGTGGCGCACGACGACGATCGATCCGCACGAGGCGCTTCGCGGCGGCCGAGGAGGCGGAGCCGGACGAGAGCATCACCGCGCGTTGCGGACCCTGGTCGTCGCCGAGATCGCGCTCTCGCTCGTGCTGCTCATCGGCGCCGGGTTGATTCTGAAGGCATTCGCGCGCCTGCTGGGCAAGGATCCGGGGTTCGAGACGGCGCACGTGCTCAAGCTCGACGTCACCGTCGCGAGCGCGCGCTATCCCAACAATTCGTCCACGCGGCGATTCCTCGAGCCGGCGCTCGACGCCGTGCGCAAGTTGCCGGGTGTCGAAGCGGCGGCGTCGATCAACGTGGTGCCTTACGAGAACTGGGGCTGGAACAGCAACATCCGCTACGAGGGGGTAGGAAAGGAAGACCCGACTCGCATGCCCCTCGTCGAACAACGCGCCGCGACACCCGAGTTCTTCTCGGTCACGCGCCAACGGCTCGTCGCGGGCCGGCTGCTCAACGCGGGCGACGATGACAGTCCGAAGGCAGCGCCGGTGGTCGTCGTCAACGAGGCGCTGGTCAAGCGCGACTTGAAAGGAGCGAACCCGATTGGCCATCGCTTCTACATCTCCGACACGTCGTTCGCGACGATCGTCGGCGTGGTGAGTGACATCCGCAATGTGGGTCCGGTCGCCAACCCGGCGCCCGAGATGTATTGGACGTATCTGCAAGCGCAGCCGGGCGCGAGCGGATTCCCGATCATGATTCGCACGCGCGGCAATCCGACTGACGTCGTCGCGGGCGTGCGGCGCGCGATCCGTGAGGCGGATCCGACGGCGGCGATCTCGAATGTGAACGCGATGCCGGACATCGTCGCCAAGAGCCTTGGGCGGACGCGTTTCTATATGCTGATGCTCGGCGCGTTCGCGGCGGTCGCGCTCGTGCTGACGGTCGCCGGGCTGTACGGCGTGCTGAGCTACGCCGTCGCGCAGCGTACTCGCGAGTTGGGGATTCGAGTGGCGCTTGGCAGCTCGCGCGCCCGACTCGTCCGGCTCGTCACCGTCGATGGAGCGGAGCTGGTCGGTCTGGGGGCGCTTTTCGGGTTGGTAGCGAGCTTCGGACTCACGCGATTCATGAGGTCAATTCTGTACGGCGTGAGCCCGGTGGATGCGTCGACGTGGTTGTTCGCGGGCGTGAGTCTCGTCCTCGCGACGCTGCTCGCGACCGTCGTGCCGGCGATGAAAGCGTCGCGGGCGGATCCTGTCATCGCGATGAGAATCGAGTGA